The following are from one region of the Coffea eugenioides isolate CCC68of chromosome 2, Ceug_1.0, whole genome shotgun sequence genome:
- the LOC113760683 gene encoding glutamate receptor 2.7-like: MAFQLLTNSTNIKCSNVLFLVMKLCFLIICFFQSAIGAGTPLETINIGAIIDVDSRAGKEQKTAMLVAVQSFNSISTNHKLTIHFRNTSNYPIHAVSAAEELITQKQVQVIIGMQTWEQAVLVADVGKKAQVPVLSLAPAPNRQLFIQHRWPFLVPTVSDGFEQISCIASIIRSYHWRKVVAVYEDNTYGGDSEMLAILSEALRPVDAEIEAHLVLPPMSSVSDPEGIVREEVEKLLMTQSRVFVVLRSSLSLANHLFREARKLGLMGRDSVWIIADTLSNLLDSVDTNFISSAQGALGTKLYYSEEATPFLDFRRQFQKVFRLEFPSEHNLEPGIYALQAYDGITAISKVVMELGSKSNTGTSMLLPTIIRSNNFTGLTGDIYFHNESLSSPPMFRIVNVVGKSYKELGFWSSSFNFADSLELENGKINFSAVDGVQTMQNMTARVNWPGELDRIPKGWAMPSNANPMKIGVPGRTVFQKFVKVDWVDNDKNGEWKYDGFCIDLFEEILKLLEQEYALPYEFYPYNGSYDQLVDHVINRSFDAVVGDVTILADRSNDVDFTQPYAESGLSMLVPVKNGAQMPWMFVKPFTRNMWIATFSIMFYTMIVVWYIEHQTNEQFKGPWKDQFVTAIWFTFSTLFFAHKENVRSNSTKAVVMMWLFLVFVVTSSYQAALTSILTVPRLEPRTTDVEWVRKTNAAVGCDSDSFVRDYLQNVLQLRNIKTFDSEDAYPAEFESGNITAAFLELPYQKVFLGEYCNEYTAVGPTYRNGGLGFVFQKGSPIARDFSKAILTLQENGKLRSLVEEWLESSTNCSSVDGSGNPESLRFESFWVLYLISGSTSTFCFVFFITKKCWRRQEAYQNGAIVGGKGIKGIVDKVVELEPYLRRRSMGRAGTFAQRWSSSRWGLVSPTDPSEHFEAAP, encoded by the exons ATGGCTTTCCAACTACTTACCAATAGTACAAATATTAAGTGCTCTAATGTCTTGTTCCTTGTAATGAAACTATGCTTCCTCATCATATGCTTTTTTCAGTCTGCTATAGGAGCTGGCACTCCTCTAGAAACCATCAATATTGGTGCAATCATAGATGTTGATTCCCGAGCTGGTAAAGAGCAAAAAACTGCCATGCTGGTAGCAGTTCAAAGTTTCAATAGTATATCAACAAATCACAAACTCACTATTCATTTTCGTAACACCAGCAACTATCCAATTCATGCAGTGTCTGCAG CTGAAGAGCTGATTACACAAAAACAAGTGCAAGTTATAATTGGGATGCAGACATGGGAGCAAGCTGTTTTGGTTGCTGATGTTGGGAAAAAAGCTCAAGTGCCAGTTCTTTCATTAGCACCAGCTCCTAACAGACAGCTGTTCATACAGCATAGATGGCCTTTCCTGGTACCAACGGTTTCCGATGGCTTCGAACAGATAAGTTGTATTGCTTCTATCATCCGTTCTTACCACTGGAGAAAGGTTGTAGCAGTCTATGAGGACAACACATATGGCGGTGATTCTGAAATGCTTGCAATACTATCTGAGGCCCTTCGACCTGTTGATGCAGAAATTGAGGCTCATTTGGTTCTTCCACCAATGTCTTCTGTGTCTGATCCAGAAGGAATAGTCAGAGAAGAGGTAGAAAAATTATTGATGACACAATCCAGGGTGTTTGTTGTTCTTCGATCTTCATTATCACTAGCCAATCATTTGTTTAGAGAAGCCAGGAAGCTAGGATTAATGGGTAGAGACTCAGTTTGGATAATTGCAGACACTCTTTCTAATCTCCTAGATTCTGTTGACACCAACTTCATCTCCTCTGCTCAAGGTGCTCTAGGAACCAAATTGTACTACTCAGAAGAGGCTACTCCTTTTCTGGATTTTAGACGTCAGTTTCAGAAAGTTTTTCGATTGGAATTCCCAAGTGAACATAATTTGGAGCCTGGAATTTATGCTCTACAAGCATATGATGGCATCACAGCTATTTCGAAAGTTGTGATGGAATTAGGCAGTAAAAGTAATACTGGTACTTCAATGCTACTGCCAACGATAATTCGATCAAACAATTTCACTGGCTTAACTGGTGATATATATTTTCATAATGAGTCACTATCAAGCCCACCAATGTTTAGGATTGTCAATGTTGTTGGCAAGAGTTACAAAGAACTTGGCTTTTGGTCATCAAGTTTTAACTTTGCAGATAGCCTTGAATTGGAAAATGGGAAGATAAATTTTAGTGCAGTTGATGGTGTTCAAACCATGCAAAATATGACTGCTAGAGTAAATTGGCCGGGGGAATTAGACAGAATCCCAAAAGGTTGGGCAATGCCCAGTAATGCAAATCCAATGAAGATTGGAGTTCCAGGACGAACAGTTTTCCAGAAATTTGTAAAGGTAGATTGGGTCGACAATGACAAGAATGGTGAGTGGAAGTATGACGGTTTCTGCATTGATCTTTTTGAAGAAATACTTAAACTTTTGGAGCAAGAATATGCCCTCCCTTATGAATTTTATCCCTACAACGGCAGCTATGACCAGCTTGTTGACCATGTCATCAATCGG TCCTTTGATGCTGTTGTTGGCGATGTAACAATACTGGCCGATCGATCAAATGATGTGGATTTTACCCAGCCATATGCCGAGTCAGGCTTGTCCATGCTGGTCCCAGTGAAAAATGGAGCTCAGATGCCATGGATGTTTGTGAAACCTTTCACTCGGAACATGTGGATTGCAACATTTTCAATAATGTTCTACACAATGATCGTGGTATGGTACATAGAACACCAAACTAATGAACAGTTCAAAGGCCCTTGGAAAGACCAGTTCGTAACTGCAATCTGGTTCACATTCTCCACTCTTTTCTTCGCTCACA AAGAAAACGTCAGAAGTAACTCTACTAAAGCGGTGGTTATGATGTGGCTATTTCTGGTGTTCGTAGTAACCTCAAGTTACCAAGCAGCTCTCACTTCAATCCTTACAGTCCCCAGACTTGAGCCTCGTACGACTGATGTAGAATgggtaaggaaaacaaatgcaGCAGTTGGATGTGACAGTGATTCCTTCGTAAGGGATTATTTGCAGAATGTACTTCAACTTCGAAACATCAAGACCTTTGACAGCGAAGACGCTTATCCTGCAGAATTTGAGAGCGGCAACATAACAGCAGCATTTCTTGAACTGCCTTATCAGAAGGTTTTCCTGGGAGAGTACTGCAATGAGTACACTGCTGTTGGACCTACTTACAGAAATGGAGGACTGGGCTTT GTGTTTCAGAAAGGATCTCCAATAGCCCGTGATTTTTCCAAAGCCATTTTAACTCTGCAGGAGAATGGTAAGCTTAGGAGCCTCGTAGAAGAATGGTTAGAATCATCTACGAACTGTTCGAGTGTCGATGGGTCTGGTAACCCTGAGAGTCTGCGCTTTGAGAGCTTCTGGGTATTATACCTTATTTCTGGTTCCACTTCCactttttgttttgtattttttattACGAAAAAATGTTGGAGACGCCAGGAGGCCTATCAGAATGGTGCTATTGTGGGTGGTAAAGGAATAAAAGGTATCGTGGATAAGGTAGTAGAACTAGAACCGTACTTGCGTCGCAGATCAATGGGGAGAGCTGGGACATTCGCTCAAAGATGGAGTTCCTCACGGTGGGGTTTAGTAAGTCCTACAGACCCTTCAGAGCATTTTGAGGCTGCTCCATAA